In one Desulfoferula mesophila genomic region, the following are encoded:
- a CDS encoding MSMEG_6728 family protein, with translation MQTFLPYSDYDRSAQVLDNRRLGKQRSEALAILRIIDNRTEKRGWRTHPAVLMWKGYAEALKLYMNACIKEWVARGFENRIPLERINHKRLVSPWWLGREELHSSHRANLLRKDPNFYGKYGWNEDPKMEYWWPSKHS, from the coding sequence ATGCAGACATTTCTCCCATATTCCGATTATGATCGGTCCGCCCAGGTGCTGGACAACCGTCGTTTGGGTAAACAGCGCTCGGAAGCCCTAGCCATCCTACGCATCATTGATAATCGCACGGAAAAGCGTGGATGGCGCACCCACCCCGCTGTGCTCATGTGGAAAGGCTATGCTGAGGCCTTGAAGTTATATATGAACGCTTGCATCAAAGAATGGGTTGCGCGGGGTTTTGAGAACCGAATTCCTTTGGAAAGGATCAATCATAAAAGACTGGTCTCACCCTGGTGGTTGGGGCGTGAAGAATTGCACTCCTCCCACCGGGCCAACCTGTTACGCAAGGATCCCAATTTCTACGGCAAATACGGTTGGAACGAGGACCCAAAGATGGAGTACTGGTGGCCTTCAAAACACAGCTAA
- a CDS encoding PAS domain-containing protein codes for MRLKDLDVFNQMPFLFWVKDKEGKHLFGNKVICDLAGEDVVGKTDRELIWAKDADALQADDRQVLETGKTSFIHEHVRQSVRGDATLNVCKWVGDLDGQRCCFGISFIIQ; via the coding sequence ATGCGTCTCAAAGATTTGGACGTTTTCAACCAAATGCCCTTCCTGTTTTGGGTTAAGGACAAGGAAGGCAAACACCTCTTTGGTAACAAGGTGATTTGCGATCTAGCCGGCGAGGACGTGGTCGGAAAAACCGACCGGGAATTAATTTGGGCAAAGGATGCGGACGCGTTACAGGCAGATGACAGACAGGTGTTGGAAACCGGAAAGACGTCCTTTATCCATGAGCATGTGCGGCAATCCGTCCGCGGCGACGCTACGCTGAACGTCTGCAAGTGGGTCGGAGATTTGGACGGTCAACGATGCTGCTTCGGGATTTCATTCATCATCCAGTAG
- a CDS encoding IS3 family transposase (programmed frameshift), producing the protein MSKRIRYSPEVKERSVRMLLEHQDEYSSQWQAICSIASKIGCTGETLRSWLHQAERDQGVRAGLTTSERERLEQLERENRGLRRANEILRKASAYFGPGGARPPTEMMVSFIDAQRQGHGVEPICAVLPIAPSTYYERKARQADPERLPERAKRDAYLRPEIRRVWEANFQVYGVRKVWRQLNREEIEVARCTVERLMRAMGLQGAVRGKKCKTTIPDEGVYRPADLVNRDFTASRPNQLWVADVTYVATWLGFAYVAFVIDVFARMIVGWRASSSLRTDLALDALEQALWAPGDIDGLVHHSDRGSQYLSIRYTERLAEAGVEPSVGSVGDSYDNAMAETVIGLYKTEVIRRRGPWRNLDAVEFATLEWVDWFNNRRLLEPIGNIPPVELEMSYYRSLQAQAMVA; encoded by the exons ATGAGCAAGCGAATCAGATATTCCCCAGAGGTTAAGGAACGGTCGGTGCGGATGCTGCTGGAGCACCAGGATGAGTATTCTTCCCAGTGGCAGGCCATCTGCTCCATCGCGTCCAAGATCGGCTGCACCGGCGAGACTCTACGCAGTTGGCTGCATCAAGCCGAGCGCGACCAGGGTGTGCGGGCCGGCCTGACCACGTCGGAGCGTGAGCGTCTTGAACAGCTTGAGCGGGAAAACCGGGGGCTTCGGCGGGCCAATGAGATCCTGCGCAAGGCATCGGCATATTTCG GCCCAGGCGGAGCTCGACCGCCGACCGAAATGATGGTGTCCTTCATCGACGCCCAGCGCCAGGGCCACGGGGTCGAGCCGATCTGCGCGGTGTTGCCGATCGCCCCGTCGACCTACTACGAGCGTAAAGCCCGTCAAGCTGATCCCGAGCGATTGCCCGAGCGGGCCAAGCGCGATGCTTATTTGCGGCCCGAGATTCGCCGGGTATGGGAGGCCAATTTCCAGGTCTACGGCGTGCGCAAGGTTTGGCGTCAATTAAACCGTGAGGAGATCGAGGTGGCCCGCTGCACGGTGGAGCGCCTCATGCGTGCTATGGGCCTGCAGGGGGCAGTGCGGGGCAAGAAGTGCAAGACCACCATTCCCGATGAGGGTGTATACCGGCCCGCCGACCTGGTCAATCGCGACTTCACCGCCAGCCGCCCCAATCAACTGTGGGTGGCAGATGTTACTTACGTAGCCACATGGCTGGGTTTCGCCTACGTGGCCTTTGTCATCGATGTGTTTGCCCGCATGATCGTGGGTTGGCGGGCCTCCAGTTCCTTGCGGACCGATCTGGCCCTGGACGCCCTGGAGCAGGCCCTGTGGGCTCCTGGAGACATCGACGGTCTGGTCCACCACAGCGACCGCGGCTCCCAGTACCTTTCGATTCGCTACACCGAGCGCCTGGCCGAGGCTGGCGTCGAGCCATCGGTGGGCAGCGTGGGTGACTCCTACGACAACGCCATGGCCGAGACGGTCATCGGCCTTTACAAGACAGAAGTGATCCGCAGGCGGGGCCCTTGGCGAAATCTTGATGCCGTGGAATTCGCCACCCTCGAATGGGTGGACTGGTTTAACAACCGCCGACTGCTCGAGCCCATCGGAAACATTCCCCCGGTGGAACTCGAGATGTCATACTATCGGTCCCTACAGGCCCAGGCCATGGTGGCCTGA
- a CDS encoding TonB-dependent receptor: MPRSIRVSLIFSLFCLLWLATGGMVWAAETTTGQETVSSSKEVKEAQKERAVLEKITVTATRTEVDPSLSPADSYVVDRQDIADQPNYYMNNFGEYIRDIPGVHVAQYYPWGPPWVHLRGTGHFLQRTAYLIDGVPIHAFLSPAINPHDIERVDVVLGPSSALYGASAAGGAVNIITRSGKEGEGATAQMAYGSNNTFRPYASVGGVEGDFNY; the protein is encoded by the coding sequence ATGCCGCGATCAATCAGAGTCAGTTTAATATTCAGTCTGTTTTGCTTGTTGTGGCTCGCCACCGGAGGCATGGTCTGGGCGGCCGAAACAACCACCGGCCAAGAAACCGTTAGTTCCAGCAAGGAGGTCAAGGAAGCCCAAAAAGAAAGGGCCGTACTGGAGAAAATCACCGTCACCGCCACCCGCACCGAGGTCGACCCATCTCTGTCGCCGGCGGACTCCTACGTGGTAGACCGCCAGGACATCGCCGACCAGCCCAATTACTACATGAATAACTTCGGCGAATACATCCGGGACATCCCCGGCGTGCACGTGGCCCAATACTATCCTTGGGGCCCCCCCTGGGTGCACCTGCGCGGCACGGGACATTTCCTGCAGCGCACCGCCTATCTGATCGATGGCGTGCCCATCCACGCCTTCCTGTCCCCGGCCATCAACCCCCACGACATCGAGCGGGTTGACGTGGTGCTGGGGCCCTCCTCGGCCCTGTACGGAGCCAGCGCGGCGGGCGGCGCGGTGAACATCATCACCCGTAGCGGCAAGGAGGGCGAGGGAGCCACGGCCCAGATGGCCTACGGCTCCAACAACACCTTCCGGCCCTACGCCTCGGTGGGCGGCGTGGAAGGCGACTTCAACTACTAG